The sequence CTACTTAATAGTGCCCAACATCTATGCACATAAAATAGAGTATTCATGTTAATTCCCCTAAGACTAGATCACTACAAACCAGACAAGCTGACATTGTATCACAGATGTTTTGCTTTTGGCGACATCATTATGGGACATATAGATTGTGTACATGTATTTGAAATGCAGAAGAAAACCATTTATAATACAGCTTATGGCTCAGGGCAGTAAACATGCATACTCTACTGAATATCTGATTGGAGGAAAGCTACACAAAATAAAGCATGTAATCATTACACAACAGTGAACCAAAATGCACACAATTAAATGCTCACTCTCCCGCAACATGACCCTGCATCAGTAATGGAAAACCAGATCAAATAGTGAAGAATCACTGCAGTCGCTCATGATCACAACAAATCCTCTCAGGTGCCCATACGTCAACAGCCTGAACACAAGGTGGAGCTAGGCCCTTTGGAAAATgctgaacacaaaacaaatctttTCCAGCAGGTGGGAGGTGTCTGTGATGTAATAGAAGAAAGTATAGCACCTGCGTAGAAGAAACACAGGAATATATAAAGCTTCCAAATCCTGGCATATTGCTGGCTGCCCTAAGAAGCTGAACATCAGTGGGAAAGCGTGGGACACTGGGGGACAGGCAGGCATCAGTAAGACCTCTCCCTGGGCAGCCAAGACACCTGGTAGTTCATTTCCATGTCTCTGGGCACAGCTGCCAGTGCACTGGGGAAGGAGGGGCTGATGTGAGCTCGCGGTACAGCCAAGTTGTTCTTGTAAACCAGGCCTGTGGAGAAACAGCAGATAAGGAAACAGCTTTTGTCATTGTGGTTTTAAACTTGGGTCTCCTTGAACTTGGTCTATGCAGtccacaaacgcacacacacactaacacacacacactaacacacacacactgctagtTCAAAACTGAGTCGGCCATGGTGACCACAGTCTACACCACGGTTTAGGGCTGTTCTGGAGTGCTACAACAGTCCATGCGCTCACCCAGGCTGGAGACCAGTTGTCTCCCAGAGTCTGACTCATTGGAGGTGCTGCTGGTGGAGTTGGAGTTGTCTGACTTGGCCGACTTTACAGAGGGAGTGTGGACCAGCTGCTTTACTCTGGATTTGCCTATGGTACCAGATCGGCTCCAGTCTGCAGAAGAAAAGCACAACACCTTGATTCACCCAGTTCAGATACTGGGTACAGTATGATTCAAACTCAAGGTGATGAGAAAAACAGCACCTCACTGGCCTGTTAGTCCTGCTAAACCTAAAGCCCTTGGAAAACTAAGGAACAAAACATTAATTCTAAGACAGGTATGATGTAGGCTAGTATAATAAGCTTTCATAAATGTAGAGGCAGGAGAAGAGTCCCAGGATGAGCAGATAAAGTGCAGGTGAGAGTTTAAACAGCCATGCTCTGCTGCTGGGGATTTTGCAGACGCTGTCTTTGCTCCGCTCTCGACAGGGAGAGCAAAGCTAATATACCTGAATGCTCATTGAGTCGGAATCGGCCGCAGCACAGATGGATCCTCCACTGCTTCCTCACGTTCTCCTTCATCAGACAGTGGAACAGAAAGATGAAGAAGCCTGCAGCACAGGGCACACATCACTCGTCACTGAGATCGAACTCACTCCAAGAGAAATGACAGGCCCATCGTGAGTTATGGCCTGTTTCATTGCATTTCCTCAGTACTGCAGACATATTTCTTCCAAAAATGCAGCATATAAAGACAGATCAGATGGTTTCGCATTCCCCAAGTAGTACTATActtgtaaatgaaaaaaatatatattttcaagtaGGAAAACATATGATacagatattatatatatatatatatatatatatatatatatatatatatatatacacacacacactactggtcaaaagttttagaacacctacatttttccagtttgtattgcaattaacgcagtttaatgtctcaatgttctctgaaattaaagcatataacaaataaactattggagataaaaaattaatcatggaatcgttttgtttaactaAACAACCCCTCTGGTACACttaagggcaccaaatccatgtgcttctctttaatcccatgtgtactcttcactgttgtgttgtttgccaagtgtttggtatcccatgaaagctgagactctcaactttataatgatgtgaagcagtctctgatgtgaaaaatttgttttttatacccgCCCCACATTTAAATCACTCCCCCCCCTcaacattctgaaatggggggtggggggatacttggtctgagtaggaatacaaaaaatctgaaaatattgacaattatgtcatattctggaaccaaacagtctactgatcaaaacaagaccatccacgttttggtagaagcaacacacacccatagacAACTCAAAATgtgaagatggaaaactctgtttacagtgtactaatacacaacgatcttacataattggatctgaacgtCTCtgtgatagaacatcaaataatatatactggattaaacattaggttgttctgaacaaaacaagcctatttgcaaagaaatccaatcaaaactgagtgatctgtgaccgtctgaatgagatcCCCCCCGGAGCACACTGtgcgtttaccccccgggctctgaatgacagcgGGTGACATGGacactgtaaatcggatgtgtttgagaatgaaatgcgcAGGTAGGTAGCCAATAGagtaagctttcaaacgatgtgcgcattgcaggaatacagtgtaacttctatgcaccgGAGCTGTGTGTAACCCTGCCAAATAATgattaagagggtgtagtaacacagtatataactctgaaatgtacattatttttcagtttttggtaacctaaacttattttttttaacctctggcagtttatcgtttacctttgtaccatttcaggttattcactggactttaactgcttaaatttcaataactggaaaaattggggtgttcaaaagttttagaacacccccatttttccagtttttattgaaatttaagcagtttaagcagttcaagtccactatgtattatatatatatatatatatatatatatatatatatatatatatatataaataaacatgattGTAGGCACACATAAGTAACCAGACTGATATCCTGCAAACTCTTCCTtctgtgaaaatgtataaacatcATGACACTTTGCTGGAGTGGAGTGGCTAGGATGCTGAATTCAACTCGAGCAGGTTAACAGGTTGATTGTGAGGTCGTCCTGATTGATTGTTAAGCCAGGCTCTCCCATGTGACATCAGTTAAGTAACCTGTTGCTCACACAGAATGCACGTTCTTGCTCACAACACaagccctcaggtgctatttgccTTTGGCATGAGGCACTGTAGGTTCTTACCCTGCAGGCTGTTGAAGATGGAGAACAAGTAGAGCAGGGCCAACTTGGCAGGCCCAAAGGCGAGAAAGGCCAGGCCCCAGGTGAGTCCCAGCAGGAAGGTGAGGCTGGCGACGCTCCTCAGGTTGTACAGGACACCGCTGTGGCTGCCCACTGGCTTCTTGGCCTTCATGTTGCGGATCTGGACCAGCACCACGATGAACACCGACACATTGCACAGTAGGATTAGCAGGAAGAAGGCCACCACTGACACGTAGAACGTCACACCATCCTGCACCCAGCAGCTGAGATGGATGACAACACACCACTGAGGCTCATACTAGGTGAGATCAACAGGGAGTGTGGACAACTCCTCATGGacaaaatctttattttttgatGGAGCAGACTACACATTTCTGAATCCAGACAGTCACTTATCTAACTGAGGTTAGCTGAATAGTGATGGAGATTCCATATTGACTATTCCATATTGAAGCATTGACTAGGTCCCACCACAGAGGTGGACTACACAGGTACAGGGGTGAAGGTACACACCAACTGACATGGAAGTGGGCACAGGTTTCATTTGACAAGGTAAAGTAAATGCCGAGAGCATGATTGCATGGTCCATAAACTTGGAAGCTTTTATCTGTTTATAAAATCAAACTACCAAGTTAAAAAATGTTACCTCCCTTGCTTCCTTGAAAACAACTACAATTACAGAAAGCTAATTTAAGCTGGGAACTGAGGGATATTGTTTACGTCTATTATATTGTTTACTTCAGTGTTCTTTACTGTGctattatgttttattgtttctactttgtaatgtttaaaatgtgttggcAATAACAGACAATGCAGGCCAATAAAGCTTACACTGCTAGCACTGTTGTACTCCCTGCTTCCAGAGAAATTGGGTTGGTCTTCCCAGCAGTGAGGTTCACTCAAAGACACTCTTAATTGCCCAGTAAAGTGACCCATTATGCAGGCTACTCACAACAGCTCCTCTGACTCTTCCAATGGGCTGACAGATTTGGCAAAGAGTTCACTGCCATAGGCGTCTTTGTTAATTGCCAATATAACACCAACCACAACCAGAGGGACCCctagagagaaaaacagaaatgggCTGGAGTGATATATTGTACGAATTCTAAGTTGAATACAggcttctgctaagaaataataatatacaaataattcTGGTGCTGCTCTTGTTTTCACTGATCTTACCCCACCCAAGGACGCAGAACTTGAGGATATAGGAGGGCACGTAGACGTTGAACACCTTGACCAGAGCAAAGTACATGTGTACAGCCTCCAGGCCCATCCAGGTGAAGGAGGCCAGCAGGAAGTAGTGCAGGAAGACAGCAACAGAGATGCACAGGCTGTAGATCTCGAAGGACGCCAGCCAGGAGTTCACCAGGAACACCATATTCATCCCCAGCAGGGCAGCGGAGAGATTCATCAGGATCTTGGAAGGGTAGTCCCTCCGCAGTTTCCTAATGCATgcaggagacagagagagagagagacagaggggtagggtggaagagaaagagagaaacaggAAGGAGGAAAAAGAAGCATAAAGGGAGAAATATATGAAGGAAAAGAGAGCAATGATTAAACAGATGGGGAAAAGAGAGAGTGTTATGGGCAGGAAGGGAGATGAGGGAGAGATTCATTAAATGcatgtttcttttatttaacGGTTTATTACCGTAACGAGAGTGTCTTCATCTTGTTGTTTATGCTTAAAAACTCTTGAAATAATCACACCACAATCGCTGGGCAAGGATTGTCCACTAGAGGGATTACTGGCTCAGCACTGATCGGGATTCCTTCTTCATTCTTTTTGCAGTTGTTATTAAAGTAATCCAGATGGCTTTGTTGTTTGCTATCATCCACGTCTGTCTTTATTTCTTAACAGACGCCTGTTTACCCCTTTTGCCTTTTTGACTTATGGCAGTTAAGAAAAGAGAGCTGCAACTTACTCAAAGGCTGTGTACGTCAGCAGACTGATGCCCAGGAAAACAGATGACAGGCCGCAGCCCACATAGGTGATGAGGGTGAGGATGCGGTTGTCTTGGGCATCCAAGGGAGTCCTGAAGGGGTCCTTCCAGGAGAACAGGTCAGAAGAGAGGGTTGTTATAAAACAATATCAAAGACTCATTTCTCTTCTTGCCTGGGCTGTTTTCGCAGTTTATTTCATTATAATGTATGCTATTTTAGCAATTACCTAAATAGTCCAATAGATACATTAATATTTGAAGTGGCATGAAGGCAGAATGGTAATTCTTCAATTTATTGCTGATGTAAAAGAGAAAAGAGCTTCGGTTTAAAGGGAGGGGGGGTCTTACGAGCAGCACGCCAAAGTGCGTCAGGTGGTAACAGAAGCAGGTGGTGTGGTTCACAGTGGTGCTCTTCTTTTCACAGCCCTCGGAGCTCCACCCTCCCTTTCCACCTggaagcacacaaacacacgttcTAGACTACGTACTGCTCCAGGTTTTAAATTCAGAATTTATTCCAATTTCTTTTCATTCGTTTAATTTAATATCCACCCTGTGTGTTAATTAGGGAGACTGTCACACCATCTGAAAACTCACGGAGCAGGAACAACATTGTGACAGACTGGAGAACTCACCGTTCTGTCCTAAATCCCAGTATACACACTCCACCTCATGATTAtcctgagaaataaaaaaaatatatatgtaaaaatagagattaaaatacaataatgacAATTAAGTATTTGTCTATTTAAGGTACGAtaaaaaaattgtaaaacaaaaaggaaacacATACGATGTTGGGCTTCAGGTGGCGCAGAGTCACAGTAATGGGGTCTTTTAAGTTCCTGATGGTGGCGTTGGTAACACTGGCAGCCACTACATAGGTGGACAGATTGACATTCGCAGGATCCTGAAAACCAAGGAAAAGCTCTTTAAACAACCTCCACAATTAGCTTCCTTAATATCAAGATTATGCTGTCTTAGAATATttgctaaataaatgaatacacggATAAAGACAAGTTTAACATAAAAAAGATACATTTGTGTTTGATATACTTTGGCTTTGCTCTCCCTGTATataccttgttttgtttttaaaaaccacCACTGACCACTACTATCAATGCACTAAGATAATTCTGGTCCAATTCAAGTCACTCTCCTTTTAAACCTAGCTTATGACTGGACTTGACATGAAAGTGACCGGTAATTTTCAAATTTTCTTCAAGTAAATTGGCCTTGAAACATGCTTGTATTTAAGACTGTTAAAGCTGAGGCCATTGAAAGTATCAGTTGTACAGCCAGTTCTGTAGCAGCAGGGTGCCAGGGAGTACAGAGAAACAGATGCCGTGGGTGGCAGGGCTCCCTGCTCGCCTCGTACCTGGAAGAGTTCCTGTTTCCCATAGAACTGGAACTGCACTCGGGAATGCCCTGTCTCCGGGTTGACAGGTAAATGGATTTGCAGGGAGGGTGGGAGGGAGATGAATGCCACCATGTTGTCAAAAGGCTCTTGGTTTATGAAAATCTAAAATAATGGAAGTTAAAATTAGGATCTGATTGTCCTCCccttttaacattttttaaacccTGATGGATTGATGGAAAAACAAGACTACAAAGGGACTGCTACAGGCTGATCACAGAATCATTTGGTTCTGTTGATCTGCAGAATATTTAATGTAAACTCTTTGAAATGAGTTAATGTAGTGACACAAATCAGGTTTTAGAAATTACTGTGCTCCCAACTTCTTTCTCCCTATTTGACCATAATGTTGATGAAtgtttcattgtatttcaattCACAAAGTTTTGATTTCACTCTAGCTATATCACTCATGTCCCATGGGGAAAGGCACATCAGATGAGGAATAGGTTTCTGCTCGGGGTGACTGTTGTTTGCTGCTTAAAATTCCAATCACTGACCTGAGCTTGAAGCAAAATTGCAATTGAAAGAAAGATGAAAATCacgttttgtttaatttggttATAGATCATGATTTAAAATGTCTGGGTTAAATTAGGAGCTCAAATCatgtactgtaaaaaaaaaattccaatAGCAACAAGAGACATACATGATATATGCAATGTACTTAACCACACAAGCACTCTATACTGCTGCAATCAACATACTTAATAATAGTAAATCATACCATTATGCTGCCTGATACTCTTCCGCAGTACACATTTCTCACACGGGTGGGTGAACTGCAGTGGTGCATcttcaaatgtatgtatttatttacttacttactttaTGGAGACTTGTGTGAATGCAATGATTTTTCATTTCATGAGTTTTCTTTCAttgcatttcagttttgtttatgtaaaGGCACCTCTGGATTGATGCCTTCAGAGAACGAGGACACCCCAAACGCCATGCCGTTGAAATCAGTGGGATCCACGTTCAAGATGGAAAGAGCCAGCATGGGGGAGGACACGTTGAGGGACATGCCGTCAAAGATGAGCTTGTTCCCGAGGGTGTCTGTGACCTCTAGGATG is a genomic window of Amia ocellicauda isolate fAmiCal2 chromosome 10, fAmiCal2.hap1, whole genome shotgun sequence containing:
- the LOC136759668 gene encoding adhesion G-protein coupled receptor G2 — translated: MVAFISLPPSLQIHLPVNPETGHSRVQFQFYGKQELFQDPANVNLSTYVVAASVTNATIRNLKDPITVTLRHLKPNIDNHEVECVYWDLGQNGGKGGWSSEGCEKKSTTVNHTTCFCYHLTHFGVLLDPFRTPLDAQDNRILTLITYVGCGLSSVFLGISLLTYTAFEKLRRDYPSKILMNLSAALLGMNMVFLVNSWLASFEIYSLCISVAVFLHYFLLASFTWMGLEAVHMYFALVKVFNVYVPSYILKFCVLGWGVPLVVVGVILAINKDAYGSELFAKSVSPLEESEELFCWVQDGVTFYVSVVAFFLLILLCNVSVFIVVLVQIRNMKAKKPVGSHSGVLYNLRSVASLTFLLGLTWGLAFLAFGPAKLALLYLFSIFNSLQGFFIFLFHCLMKENVRKQWRIHLCCGRFRLNEHSDWSRSGTIGKSRVKQLVHTPSVKSAKSDNSNSTSSTSNESDSGRQLVSSLGLVYKNNLAVPRAHISPSFPSALAAVPRDMEMNYQVSWLPRERSY